The sequence below is a genomic window from Candidatus Poribacteria bacterium.
AATGTACGTCAAAATAGGGACGCATGGATTTTTCCTTTCCATTTTCTTGAGACTCTGTAATGACACAAACTAACAGTTTGTGCTACAAGGGACGGTTATATTCAAAATGACACAAACTAACAGTTTGTGCTACAACGGCCAGGTTGCTCTTGAACCGTTAGAATTCGGGGACAGGCGTGTAGGTATTAAACCCATCTGTCTTGTCTTCGCCTTGTAGCAAGTAGATATAGTGTTTGCGCCGCCACTCTGCGCCGGGATAACGGACGTTTGCTGGCATGTAGCGCATGGTGTAACCGCACCGACGTTTTTGTGAGGCGTTGGGACTGGAATTGTGGATGGTCCATGCGTCGTGAAAATGACACTCACCAACTTCTAACTCCAGATTAACCACTTTCGACGTATCTAAATCGGCTTCCACGACTTCGGTCCCGAAGAGATTATTTGTGCGATCGACCTCTTCATAGCGGCGGTCCCGTAATCTGTGGCTGCCGGGTATGACGCGCATGCATCCATTTTCAACTGTCGATTCATCGACGGCTAACCACATCGTGATAACGTGCATCGGTTCAAGGGACTTGCCCCAATAAACGCCGTCTTGATGCCATGGGACTGCCATACCGTCGTGTTCCCGTTTGCTGATAAAGTGGCTCGACCAGAGGACGATATCTGGTCCGATAAACCGTTCGATGACCTTCAGCACACGGGAGTGTGTCAGGTATTTGAACAGAAATGGATGTTCAAAATGCGGTACGTCCATCTGTTCCGGACGTCTTCCTTCCGGCAAATTTTCGATCATATCGTCCACATAATCTCGGAGTGTGTCTAATTCTTCTTTTGTGAAGATACGTCCGAATGTGAGATAACCGTTGTCTTTGTAAAATTCGACTTGTTCATCGGAGACGGTCGTTTCTAGTTTCCAATCCATGTGTCACCTATTTTTCTATTTTAACCCATTGTTGAAGAGCAGACCTCGTTAGCGAGGGTATCGTTTATAATACAACCGTAAGGTAGCAGTTTACCTCGTCTTTATTTTTCCCCAGGCGGTAGCTAATTTGTTATTTGGCGAGACAGCTTCCGCACCTAATGCCCGTGCGAGGCCTGCTTCGGCAATTTCCGTGAGTTGATCTTCTGTCAAGACGACGTTGAACAGTGCGACTTCATCTATTATGCCATCTGCAAGGGTTCGAGAAGGGACACCAACTTCACCACCAAGTGTGAGAGGTTTTTGGTTATCCTCATTCTGTTTTTGGTGTGCCGAGATGTCTATTTCAACCTCGAATTTTCCATCTCGATACAATTTCATCGCGCCTTTCCGATCGGCAGTTGCGGCAAGATGATGCCACTTTCCGTCGTTGATAGGGGATATACCGAAGAGGTGAACACCTGCGCCTTGCGCTAATCCAAACCAAAACAAGGGTTTCCCTTTATTATTCGGATCGAGGTCTCCGCGGATTCCCAAGAGATAGCCGTGTCTCGGCATGGCGAAATCGGCTTTTTGGATAAGGACCGTGTGCCAATTGGGTGAGGTTTTGGAATACTTGAACCATGCCATTATAGAGTAGTTCTCTGTTCCGACGTTTAGGAGTGGTGAAGTGCCAGCGTTAACTAAGCTGCCGTTCTCGAATTCCAGCCCACCACCAAATTCACCTTCAGCCCATTCTACACCGTTTCCGAGCTCCACATCAAGCGCGTTTTCCGACAAGTCTTTGGCGAGGTCGCCTTTCTTTTCATCAAAGAGCCAAACTGCTATAGCAGTTGCCGGATCGACGGCGGCGAATCCGTGTGTGGTGAACATTAGTATCAGAACACTTATGACACTCCAGCGAATGCCTAATTTAGTATAGATGTCTCTCATTTCCACTTACCTCCGATACTATGATTTTGGCATAAATTTGCATTGGGTGTCAAGCAATTTTTCGGTAGGAACTTGACAAGTTGTGAGGCTTGTGATAAATTATCCGTCATGAAAATTGTAGTTGCACCTGATTCATTTAAAGGGAGTGTCAGTGCTCTTGAAGCTGCGCGTGCGATTGAGCAAGGGATCCGTCGCGTATTTCCAGAGGCTGTTATTGAAAAAGTGCCGATGGCGGATGGCGGCGAAGGGACTGTGCAATCCCTCGTTGATGCAACGGGTGGTCACATTCAAACGCGTCGTGTGCTTGCGCCACTCGGAAACGAGGTCGAGGCGAAATTTGGTATCCTTGCAGATGGGAAGACGGCTGTTATTGAGATGGCATCCGCCTCCGGTCTCACGCTTGTTAATCCGCAGGAACGGGATCCGCTTCGCACGACTACTTATGGTACCGGGCAACTTATCCACGCTGCTTTAGAAGCGGGGTGCAGACGTTTGATTATCGGTATTGGTGGTAGCGCGACGAACGATGGTGGGGTCGGAATGGCGGAGGCACTTGGTGTCTGCTCGCTGGATGCAGATGGGAAACAGATTCCACGCGGCGGTGGGAGCCTCGGGCAATTGCGGTCAATAGATATAACGGGTTTACATCCGGCTATTGCTGAAACCGAGACGGTTGTTGCTTGCGATGTGAACAACCCATTGACGGGTCCAGAGGGTGCTTCACACGTCTATGGACCACAGAAAGGTGCCACCCCTGAAATGATTGAAACCTTAGATGAATGTCTCGGACATTTTGACAAGGTTTTAACCGAGACGCTTGGGATATCCTTTAATAACATCCCCGGTGCAGGTGCTGCTGGTGGGTTGGGTGCGGGGCTCATGGCGTTTCTCAACGCGGAATTGAAACTCGGCGTTGATATTATGATTGATGCCGTTAAACTCGAAAAACGCATGGAAGGTGCTTCTCTCGTTTTTACAGGTGAGGGGCAATTGGACTTTCAGACGGCGTTTGGTAAAACGCCTGTTGGGGTCGCAAAGGTAGCGAAAGCACACAATATCCCCGTCATTGCAATTGCTGGCGGCATTGCTGAGGGTGCTGAAGCCGTTTACGAAGCCGGTATTGATGCGATGTTGGGCATCGTCCAAGAACCGATGTCTCTTGAGGTTGCTGTTGAAGATGCGACACGGTTAATCGCTGACACGGCGGAGCAAGCGGCACGATTGATCGCTATCGGTCTTGGTAAATAGGAAAAAATGGAAGGTTGGAAGAAAAGAAGACGGACTCTTCTAATCTTCCAATGGGTTACGGCACAACGGCGTGTGCCTACTACTCTAATAGTACCGGTATGTCCTTCATAAAGTCGTCCGTTTCGATTTGCCACATTTTCATATCAGCAGCGAGTGAACGGATACGGTCGGCGTGTTCGGGCATATCTGCAAGGTTGGTTGTCTCGCACGGGTCTTGCTCCAGGTCGAAAAGTTGGATACAATTCGTGCCAGTACCCGTTTCCTCAGACACATAGTAACGGATAAGTTTCCAGTGTCCGTTGCTGATGGTGCGGTGAATGTCTTTATACGCCGCGAAGACTGTGGCTCTTACCTGTTCTATATCACCTCTCATCAACGGCACTAAGTTACACCCTTCGGTTGTGTTTGGACATGTGACATCCGTGAGATCGCAAACAGTAGGGAATACGTCGTACAGATAGGTTAAAGCATCCACAGTTACGCCCTCGGGAACTCCGGGGCCAGCGAATATTGATGGAACGCGGATGCTGTGGTTATAAAGATTTTGTTTGCCTAACAGTCCGTGTTGCCCGACGGCGAGTCCGTGGTCGGCAGTGTAGATGACGATTGTGTTGTTGAGATGTCCTTTGGCTTCGAGGGTTCTTAGCACGCGTCCCATTTCAGCGTCCATGTGTGTAATCATCCCGTAATAGTCGGCGATGTGTTGTTGGACTATTTCGGGGGTGCGCGGGAAGGGTGCTAACACTTCATCTCGGATACGCATTTCCCCGTTATCGAATGGATGTTCGGGGACGAAGTTTTCTGGGACAGGTATATCCTCTGGTGGATACCTCGTCGCGTATTCTCCGGGTGCAGTCCTCGGATCGTGTGGTGAAGTGAAGGAGAGATAAAGAAAGAATGGATCCGTTTGGTTGTAGTTTTCTATGAATTGCACAGCGGCGTCTGTAAAGAGTTCTGTAGAAAACTTTTCTCCGATGTATTTGGCATCATTCGGATATTTTCCTGTTGGATCGAAATCGAAGACTGGTACTTTATATTGGTCGCTCATGCCGCCGAAGAATATTTTTGCACCCTCATCAAAGCTGTTCGTGAACGTCTGTCGATCGTTATGCCACTTGCCGGAAAAGAATGTGTGATACCCCGCCTCGCGCATCACTTCTGGCCAGACTGCTAAATCTCGATTAATTTGGTTGCCCCCGCTACGGAACAGGTTCGCGCTGGTAAGAACGGCGGCACGGCTCGGAACACAGACGGCACCGACGAGAGAACCCATGATGTGTGTTTGACGGAAAGTCGTACCACGTGCCATCAGTGAATCGAGGGTCGGTGTTTTCACAGTCGGGTCGCCCATACCGCCGATGGCGTCCCATCGGTGGTCGTCGGCAATCATGAAAAGAATATTGGGGCGTGAAGACATAGTTTTCTCCTATAATAGTTGTCAGCAGTCAGCAGTCAGCAGTCAGTCACAAGAGATGTTAGGATTCTCGGACTCCTTTTTACTGACTGATGTGTGAAGTTGGGTTTCAACTGCGTTTCAACCCAACCTACGTGCTACCCGAAACGAAATGGAGGGGTTTTGCTTGGGCGTTTCTTTAGCCCAGGATCACATAGTTAAAAAAATGAAAATTGCTACAATTGAACAGTTCTTCCCACGTCGTCGGACGCGTCTGGTCAAGATTACGACAGATACCGGTATTATCGGTTGGGGTGAAACCACGCTTGAAGGTAAACCCAAAAGTACTTGTGCGGCTGTTGAGGAGCTCGCTGATTATTTTATCGGTAAAGATCCGCTACGGATTGAGCATCATTGGCAGCACGTCTATCGCTCGGCTTTCTTCCGAGGTGGAAACATCCTCATGTCTGCTTTGTCCGGTATTGATCAGGCATTGTGGGACATTGCTGGTAAATACCACGATGTCCCTACCTATCAATTGTTGGGTGGTGCTGTACGTGACCGTATCCGCGTTTATGCGCACTGGGGCATCGGGAGTTTAACAGACGAAGGCAAAGCCGCTGCGAAAGCGCGTCTCGAATTTTTACAACAAAAAGGTGGCTACACAGCGTTTAAGACAGGTCCCGGTGGCAAGTGGCGTGGACATGAACCTCCCGCGGTTATTGACGAATTTGTAGAACGTGCGTATCTCATGCGCGAGTGGGTGGGACCGGATGTCGAACTTGCGTTTGATTTTCACGGTAAGATGACCCCTGCGCTCGCTATTGAAATTTGTCATGAACTTAAAGGCATGCGTCCGATGTTCGTTGAGGAACCGATTCCGCAAGAGAATGTAGATGCGCTGAAACTGATTTCTGACCATGTGCCGTTTCCGATTGCGACGGGTGAACGCCTGCTGACGCGTTGGGGGTTCCGCGAGATTTTTGAGAAACAGGTGGTCGCTTACTTACAACCCGATACCTCTCACGCTGGTGGTATTACGGAACTCAAGAAAATTGCGAACATGGCGGAGGTTTACTATATGCACATTGCACCGCATTGCGCTATTGGACCGGTTGCTTTTTCTGCCTCCCTTCATGTTGATGCGGTTGTGCCGAATTTCCTAATTCAAGAGCAAATTGATGCCGGTTTGGGCGACGGTTTGTTTACTGAGGAGTGGCAGGTTACAGATGGTCACATCGAATTGCCGACAAAACCGGGACTTGGGTTTGAGATTAACACGCAAGAGGCTGAACAGACGCTTGACACCTATACGGAGGAGTTAGGCGGCGAATACTATTACGATACAGATGGCAGTGTCGCTGATTGGTAAATCAGTTATCAGTTTTTGGATGTTGAAGGGCGTTTATGTCCCACAGCAGCACCGTGCCGTCCGCACTCCCACTGGCAAGTATCCTCCCATCTGTACTCCACGATAGGCCCCTTATCCTATCCGCGTGTCCTGTGAAGGTCGCTTTATGTGCATCGATTAATTTCAATATAACGGAGACTTTAACGAAGGCTTCGGATATAACGGAGATAGGTAAAGTTTTATTTTTTCTGAAAGGTGTTTTCGGTACAGCCGTAAGCGTTGGGACCTCCCATAAACTCACCTTTCCGTACACATCTCCGCTGGCAAGGAGCGTTCCATCTGAGTTGAACGCTACACAATTACTTGAAATACCTGTAAGGATTGGCTTGGGGTTAACACGTGGGAGGTCCCATAAAAACGTCTCGTTACTCCAACTTGTACTGGCAAGGAGTGTTCCGTCCGCATTCAACGATATACTATGAACATGGTCACCACGTAGTGATTCTGAGAAAATTACTTTTCCTGTTCCGTTTTCCATGTCCCGTAAACGCAAGGCATGGCTGCCCTCACTGGCACTTGCAAGGCGTGTGCCATCCGCGTTCAAAGCGACACTATGGACTTCCTCTCTATGCCCGATAAGGGTTGCTTTAAGTGTAGGCGTAGTGTTTGTAAAATCCCATAAACGCACTGTGCCGTGCTCACTTCCACTGGCGAGGTGTGTGCCATCTGCACTCCACGAGACGCTGCTAATTCTCCTTCCTGATGGACTTCTGTCCGATATTTTTTCCGTGAGCAATCCGATTTCCTTTGTACTTTTGACATCCCATAACCGTAGTCCATCCGCCTGGCCTGTAGCGATCAGCGTGCCTTCTGGGTTTAACGCCACACTCTCAATGACATGCTTCCACGAGTGTGTCGGTGTGGTTCTCAAAGTTGCGATGTGTGTAGCCGTTGTGACATCCCATAAATGTAGCGTATCTGTCCAAATCGCACTTGCGAGGCGTTTGCCATCCGCACTCAACGATACACTCGTAACACTGCCAGTATAGCCTATGAGAGTCTTTTTAAGAGTAGTGTTTTGGAGTTCCCAGAAACGGACATCCGAGCCGCTAGTGGCAAGGTGTGTGCCATCCGTGCTCCACGAAAGACTCGTGATCCCTTCTGTATTTGCTCTAAAAATGTTTTTGAGCGTAGGTATAACGTCTGTCATGTTCCACAAACGGACGATTCCGTCGGAATATCCAACGGCAAGTACTCTCCCATCCTGACTCCATGAGATACTGCTAACAGGTGATCTTGAGTAACCTCCTTCTGGTATCTCATCTCCTCCAAGTGTTGCTATTTGGGTAGCATTTTCGACATCCCATAAAAACCATGCGTATTTGCTGCCGATCTCTGCGATGCCACCTGCGGCAAGGCGTGTGCCGTCTGGGTTTAGCGATACGCATTTCTCGCCGGGACCGAATCCTGGGAGGGTTGCTTTCAGTGTGGCAGTTTTGACATCCCATATCTCTATCGTGTCTTCGTGCCAACTGCCACTGGCAAGTAGTCTTGCATCCCCGCTCAAAGATATGCTCCCCACCTTCTCTCTATGTCGTGGTGCTTTAAAGGTTGCTTTCAATGTGGCAGTTTTGACATCCCATAGGCGAATCTCGTGGAAATCCGAGCTCACGAGAAGCGTACCGTCCGTGCTGAGTGCGACAAGATCGGGTATCATGTGTTCGCCGTGATGTTCAGTCAAGTTGATTTTGAGCGTAGCCGTTGAGACATCCCACAAACGGATCCCGTCGTCGCTTGCACTGGCGAGTAGCGTGCCATCTCCACTCCACGTTATACTCGCGGCTTCGTCTCTCTGTCCTGTGAGGAATGCCTGTTCTTGATATGTTTCAGTGTCATACAGCCATACCCCTGCGCTGGTGGCTACGGCGAATACATTGCCATCTGGTGCATAAGCGATTTCTGTTATCGTACCCTTACCGAGACGGGCTTTGGCACCTGGAGGTAGACTGAGTTGGGTAGGCGCGGGATATTGTGCAAAGGCGGTGCTCATAAGCGCGCATGAAGTTAGCAGTAATGTGGATATGAAAAGAAGTGCCTTTTTTTCTTTCATGCTATTCATGGTTTGTCAACACTTTCAGGGCAGTTCTATTATGATACCGACGGCAGTGCCGCGGATTGGTAGAGATTAGTTATCAATTACACTAATTCTCATAAACAATTTTTCCGTTTACTCTTGCCCATTTTTCCGAAAACCCCACATGTGAAATATTATTCCGGCTACGATCCAATTGCTGTTCTGTTTTCGCGGCAACGATTTCTGGTTCGAGTTCAAAAATTACTTTTACTTTCGTTTGATTTGATGAATAGAATATGGCCAAGTAGATTTTATTATTTCTCCAAATTCTATGCAAGGATTCCTGACGCTTTTCAGGAGGATCTCTAAACATCCTATCAAGCTGCCCGGATCCTCCTTCCTTACATGATAGATATTCATATAAAATCGTGGAATCGTG
It includes:
- a CDS encoding sulfatase-like hydrolase/transferase, with the translated sequence MSSRPNILFMIADDHRWDAIGGMGDPTVKTPTLDSLMARGTTFRQTHIMGSLVGAVCVPSRAAVLTSANLFRSGGNQINRDLAVWPEVMREAGYHTFFSGKWHNDRQTFTNSFDEGAKIFFGGMSDQYKVPVFDFDPTGKYPNDAKYIGEKFSTELFTDAAVQFIENYNQTDPFFLYLSFTSPHDPRTAPGEYATRYPPEDIPVPENFVPEHPFDNGEMRIRDEVLAPFPRTPEIVQQHIADYYGMITHMDAEMGRVLRTLEAKGHLNNTIVIYTADHGLAVGQHGLLGKQNLYNHSIRVPSIFAGPGVPEGVTVDALTYLYDVFPTVCDLTDVTCPNTTEGCNLVPLMRGDIEQVRATVFAAYKDIHRTISNGHWKLIRYYVSEETGTGTNCIQLFDLEQDPCETTNLADMPEHADRIRSLAADMKMWQIETDDFMKDIPVLLE
- the dgoD gene encoding galactonate dehydratase, which produces MKIATIEQFFPRRRTRLVKITTDTGIIGWGETTLEGKPKSTCAAVEELADYFIGKDPLRIEHHWQHVYRSAFFRGGNILMSALSGIDQALWDIAGKYHDVPTYQLLGGAVRDRIRVYAHWGIGSLTDEGKAAAKARLEFLQQKGGYTAFKTGPGGKWRGHEPPAVIDEFVERAYLMREWVGPDVELAFDFHGKMTPALAIEICHELKGMRPMFVEEPIPQENVDALKLISDHVPFPIATGERLLTRWGFREIFEKQVVAYLQPDTSHAGGITELKKIANMAEVYYMHIAPHCAIGPVAFSASLHVDAVVPNFLIQEQIDAGLGDGLFTEEWQVTDGHIELPTKPGLGFEINTQEAEQTLDTYTEELGGEYYYDTDGSVADW
- a CDS encoding phytanoyl-CoA dioxygenase family protein, which codes for MDWKLETTVSDEQVEFYKDNGYLTFGRIFTKEELDTLRDYVDDMIENLPEGRRPEQMDVPHFEHPFLFKYLTHSRVLKVIERFIGPDIVLWSSHFISKREHDGMAVPWHQDGVYWGKSLEPMHVITMWLAVDESTVENGCMRVIPGSHRLRDRRYEEVDRTNNLFGTEVVEADLDTSKVVNLELEVGECHFHDAWTIHNSSPNASQKRRCGYTMRYMPANVRYPGAEWRRKHYIYLLQGEDKTDGFNTYTPVPEF
- a CDS encoding glycerate kinase, whose translation is MKIVVAPDSFKGSVSALEAARAIEQGIRRVFPEAVIEKVPMADGGEGTVQSLVDATGGHIQTRRVLAPLGNEVEAKFGILADGKTAVIEMASASGLTLVNPQERDPLRTTTYGTGQLIHAALEAGCRRLIIGIGGSATNDGGVGMAEALGVCSLDADGKQIPRGGGSLGQLRSIDITGLHPAIAETETVVACDVNNPLTGPEGASHVYGPQKGATPEMIETLDECLGHFDKVLTETLGISFNNIPGAGAAGGLGAGLMAFLNAELKLGVDIMIDAVKLEKRMEGASLVFTGEGQLDFQTAFGKTPVGVAKVAKAHNIPVIAIAGGIAEGAEAVYEAGIDAMLGIVQEPMSLEVAVEDATRLIADTAEQAARLIAIGLGK
- a CDS encoding LamG domain-containing protein, with protein sequence MRDIYTKLGIRWSVISVLILMFTTHGFAAVDPATAIAVWLFDEKKGDLAKDLSENALDVELGNGVEWAEGEFGGGLEFENGSLVNAGTSPLLNVGTENYSIMAWFKYSKTSPNWHTVLIQKADFAMPRHGYLLGIRGDLDPNNKGKPLFWFGLAQGAGVHLFGISPINDGKWHHLAATADRKGAMKLYRDGKFEVEIDISAHQKQNEDNQKPLTLGGEVGVPSRTLADGIIDEVALFNVVLTEDQLTEIAEAGLARALGAEAVSPNNKLATAWGKIKTR